In Oenanthe melanoleuca isolate GR-GAL-2019-014 chromosome 8, OMel1.0, whole genome shotgun sequence, a single genomic region encodes these proteins:
- the SGIP1 gene encoding SH3-containing GRB2-like protein 3-interacting protein 1 isoform X11, whose product MMEGLKKRTRKAFGIRRKEKDTDSTGSPDRDGIKKTNGAPNGFYAEIDWDRYNSPELDEEGYSIRPEEPGSTKGKHFYSSSESEEEEEAHKKFNIKIKPLQAKDALRSAATADELRASVGNIALSPSPVRKSPRRSPGTIKRNLSSEEISRPRRSTPTPDPARRAGQDPAALAPLFGPPLESALGEQKLEAALDQPEIWGSVQPINTNLESPKLPRPFPTGTPPPLPPKNVPATPPRTGSPLPLATGSSSPARPGTPLAACATPPPPPPRPPSRPKLPPGKPPVGDVSRPFSPPVHSSSPPPIAPLARAESTSSISSTNSLSAATTPTVENEQPSLVWFDRGKFYLTFEGSSRGPSPLTMGAQDTLPVAAAFTETVNAYFKGADPSKCIVKITGEMVLSFPAGITRHFASNPAPAALTFRVLNFHRLEHVLPNPQLLCCDNVQSDSNSKEFWVNMPNLMTHLKKVSEQKPQATYYNVDMLKYQVSAQGIQSTPLNLAVSWRCDPASTDLRIDYKYNPEAMTAPVALNNVQFLVPVDGGVTKLQAVLPPAVWNAEQQRILWKIPDISQKSENGGVGSLLARFQLAEGPSSPAPLAVQFTSEGSTLSSCDIELVGAGYRFSLVKKRFAAGKYLADN is encoded by the exons aagaaaaccaaCGGAGCCCCAAATGGATTTTATGCAGAGATCGACTGGGACAGATAC AACTCACCTGAGCTGGATGAGGAGGGATACAGCATCAGACCTGAGGAACCAGGAT CCACCAAAGGGAAGCACTTCTACTCCTCCAGCGAgtcggaggaggaggaggaggcgcaCAAGAAATTCAACATCAAGATCAAGCCGCTGCAGGCCAAGGACGCGCTGCGCAGCGCGGCCACCGCGGACGAGCTCCGGGCATCCGTGGGCAACATCGCGCTGTCCCCGTCCCCCGTG AGGAAAAGCCCG CGGCGCAGCCCG GGGACGATTAAAAGGAATTTATCca gTGAGGAGATCTCCCGGCCCCGGCGCTCCACGCCCACCCCAGACCCCGCCAG GAGGGCGGGGCAGGACCCCGCAGCGCTGGCCCCGCTCTTCGGGCCCCCCCTGGAGTCCGCACTGGGGGAGCAGAAACTGGAGG ctgctctggacCAGCCTGAGATATGGGGGTCAGTCCAGCCCATCAACACAAACCTCGAGTCCCCAAAACTTCCAAGACCTTTTCCAACTGGAA CccccccgccgctgcccccgAAGAACGTCCCGGCCACGCCGCCGCGCACCGGCTCGCCCCTGCCGCTGGCCACCG GTTCCTCgtcccccgcccgccccgggaCGCCGCTGGCCGCCTGTGCCaccccgcccccgccgccgccccgaCCCCCGTCCCGGCCCAAGCTGCCCCCGGGCAAACCCCCCGTGGGGGATGTG tCCAGGCCTTTCAGCCCTCCCGTGCACTCCTCCAGCCCTCCTCCGATCGCGCCCCTGGCCCGCGCCGAGAGCACCTCCTCCATTTCTTCCACCAATTCCCTGAGCGCAGCCACCACTCCCACCGTCG AGAATGAACAGCCTTCCCTCGTTTGGTTTGACAGAGGAAAGTTTTATTTGACTTTCGAAG GCTCGTCTCGAGGGCCCAGCCCCCTGACCATGGGGGCTCAGGACACTCTGCCCGTGGCCGCCGCCTTCACCGAAACCGTCAACGCCTACTTCAAAGGGGCTGACCCCAGCAA gtgcatcGTGAAGATCACGGGGGAGATGGTGCTGTCCTTCCCGGCGGGCATCACCCGCCACTTCGCCAGCAACCCCGCGCCGGCCGCGCTCACCTTCCGCGTGCTCAACTTCCACCGCCTGGAGCACGTCCTGCCCAacccccagctgctctgctg TGACAACGTGCAGAGCGACTCCAACTCCAAGGAGTTCTGGGTCAACATGCCAAATCTGATGACTCACCTAAAGAAGGTATCGGAACAGAAACCTCAAGCCACCTATTACAATGTGGATATGCTCAAATACCag GTGTCTGCCCAGGGTATTCAGTCTACTCCATTAAACCTTGCAGTGAGCTGGCGCTGTGACCCTGCAAGCACTGACCTGCGCATCGACTACAAATACAACCCCGAGGCCATGACCGCGCCCGTGGCTCTCAACAACGTCCAGTTCCTCGTCCCTGTCGACGGAGGAGTCACCAAACTCCAAGCTGtgcttcctcctgctgtctG GAATGCTGAACAGCAAAGGATATTGTGGAAGATCCCTGACATCTCCCAGAAGTCAGAAAATGGAG GCGTGGGCTCGCTGCTGGCGCGGTTCCAGCTGGCAGAGGGGCCGAGCTCCCCAGCCCCGCTGGCCGTGCAGTTCACCAGCGAGGGCAGCACCCTGTCCAGCTGTGACATCGAGCTGGTGGGCGCCGGCTACCGCTTCTCGCTCGTCAAGAAGAGGTTTGCAGCAG